A portion of the Aquicoccus sp. G2-2 genome contains these proteins:
- a CDS encoding FAD-dependent oxidoreductase, producing the protein MTKIFETPLYPYEHSPDQDAASPVRHPVVVVGAGPVGLCAAVELAQNGTPVVVLDDNEKVSFGSRAICFAKRPLEILDRVGAGKRMLDLGVEWEVGKVFFDERQVYEFNLLPEKGHQYPAFINLQQYHFEAQMIARARELQAEGAPIEIRGRNKVEAIGAHDDHVALEIETPEGSYTLEADWLIACDGANSPSRRMLGLDFVGRVFEDNFLIADVVMDAKFPTERWFWFDPPFNRGQSALLHKQPDGVWRIDFQLGWDIDREKELDPANIDKRLRAMLGKDVNYTLEWSSIYTFQCRRMEDFRHGRVLFAGDAAHQVSPFGARGANSGVQDTDNLIWKLQLVIAGRAPESLLDSYNSERLRGADENITNSTRSTDFITPKSEMSRLLRDAVLDLSEHYEFARPLVNSGRLSVPCVYDGSPLNSADALPAGPARTRPGAPCPDAPLGDGFLLPKLGGHFTLLTIDADAPDQFEESGLKVERLALSSKDDKTQALKQRYLGDAKSAVYLIRPDQHVAVRRDTWNEDLFRAALRRATGKE; encoded by the coding sequence ATGACCAAGATTTTCGAAACCCCGCTTTACCCCTATGAACACTCCCCCGATCAGGATGCGGCCAGCCCGGTGCGCCATCCGGTCGTGGTGGTGGGCGCAGGCCCGGTCGGGCTTTGTGCGGCGGTTGAGCTGGCGCAGAACGGCACGCCGGTGGTGGTGCTCGACGATAACGAAAAGGTCTCTTTCGGGTCGCGCGCCATCTGTTTCGCCAAACGGCCACTGGAAATCCTCGACCGTGTGGGTGCGGGCAAACGGATGCTTGATCTGGGCGTCGAATGGGAGGTCGGCAAAGTCTTTTTCGACGAACGGCAGGTATACGAGTTCAACCTTTTGCCGGAAAAGGGCCATCAATACCCCGCCTTCATCAACCTTCAGCAATACCATTTCGAAGCCCAGATGATCGCCCGCGCCCGCGAATTGCAGGCCGAAGGCGCGCCGATCGAAATTCGCGGCCGCAACAAGGTCGAAGCCATCGGCGCGCATGACGATCACGTGGCGCTCGAAATTGAAACGCCCGAAGGCTCCTACACGCTCGAAGCCGATTGGCTGATCGCTTGTGATGGCGCCAATTCACCCAGCCGCCGGATGCTGGGCCTCGACTTCGTCGGGCGCGTATTCGAAGACAACTTCCTTATCGCCGACGTGGTGATGGACGCCAAGTTCCCGACCGAACGCTGGTTCTGGTTCGACCCGCCCTTCAACCGCGGCCAATCGGCGCTTTTGCACAAGCAGCCCGATGGCGTCTGGCGGATTGATTTTCAGCTCGGTTGGGACATCGACCGCGAGAAAGAACTCGATCCCGCCAATATCGACAAACGCCTGCGCGCCATGCTGGGCAAGGATGTGAATTACACGCTGGAATGGTCGTCTATCTACACCTTCCAATGTCGGCGGATGGAAGATTTCCGCCATGGCCGGGTGCTGTTCGCGGGCGATGCGGCGCATCAGGTCTCTCCGTTCGGGGCACGCGGGGCCAATTCCGGGGTACAGGATACCGACAACCTGATCTGGAAACTGCAACTGGTGATTGCCGGGCGCGCGCCCGAAAGCCTGCTCGACAGCTATAATTCCGAACGACTTCGAGGCGCGGACGAGAATATTACCAATTCCACCCGCTCGACCGATTTCATCACCCCGAAATCCGAAATGTCGCGGCTCCTGCGCGATGCGGTGCTTGATCTCTCGGAGCATTACGAATTCGCCCGCCCATTGGTCAATTCCGGGCGCCTCTCGGTGCCGTGCGTCTATGACGGCTCACCGCTGAACTCCGCCGATGCGCTGCCCGCCGGGCCGGCCCGCACCCGCCCCGGCGCGCCCTGCCCCGATGCGCCGCTCGGTGATGGCTTCCTGCTGCCCAAGCTCGGCGGCCATTTCACCCTGCTCACCATCGACGCCGACGCGCCGGATCAATTCGAAGAAAGCGGTCTGAAGGTCGAGCGGCTGGCGCTGTCGTCAAAAGACGACAAGACCCAAGCCTTGAAACAGCGGTATCTCGGAGACGCCAAATCAGCCGTTTACCTTATCCGCCCCGATCAACATGTCGCCGTCCGCCGGGACACATGGAACGAAGACCTTTTCCGCGCCGCCCTGCGCCGTGCGACAGGCAAGGAGTGA
- a CDS encoding DUF2783 domain-containing protein, which translates to MTDLSALTLTPNIPDADDFYAELLAAHETLAKDESDAFNARLILVLANQIGDRAVLSAALEAAKLNA; encoded by the coding sequence ATGACTGACCTGAGCGCCCTGACGCTGACCCCGAACATCCCCGATGCCGATGATTTCTATGCTGAACTTCTGGCCGCGCATGAAACGCTTGCCAAAGATGAAAGTGACGCATTCAACGCGCGGCTTATCCTCGTTCTGGCCAACCAGATCGGTGATCGCGCCGTGTTGTCCGCCGCGTTGGAGGCCGCCAAACTCAACGCGTAG
- a CDS encoding cation:proton antiporter: MTDFLLLAFVFLVAGVVAVPIASRLGLGSVLGYLIAGIVISPLLALLKVDIVSLQHFAEFGVVMMLFLVGLELEPKRLWAMRMRLLGLGGGQVGLTALAVMATAMAFGQPWTISLAIGLVFALSSTAIVLQTLTEKGLLKSDGGQSSFAVLLTQDIAVIPMLAFIPLLALPALGHGTTAEHATSGLSLVDNLNGWQTALVTLGAVAAVIVGGSSLTAPIFRFIAAAHLRELFTAAALLIVIGIALLMSLVGLSPALGTFLAGVVLANSAYRHELESDIDPFKGLLLGLFFMTVGASINFALLAENLWLIIGLTLGLMALKVLVLLILGYIFKLRGTDKWLFALGLAQAGEFGFVLLSFTVANGVIPADLADRLLLVVALSMLLTPGLFILYDRVIAPRYSGAPEREADTMPENARIIIAGAGRVGGLVDRIMRSADIATTVIDFNSHHLDVLQTFGVKHYYGDATRPDLLHAAGIGEAAILVIAIDEREKITQLAQYVHTNYPSVHVIARARDRDHVYDLWAAGCRDIIRETYDCTLRMGRSTFEALGIERPIAERMITAFNETDRRAMLAVADVYKPGIPPHENAEYVTRVREMLEPWQTELRERMEKIRADADQ, translated from the coding sequence ATGACCGATTTCCTCCTTCTCGCCTTCGTCTTTCTCGTCGCGGGCGTGGTTGCCGTTCCCATCGCCTCTAGGCTCGGGCTTGGCTCGGTGCTGGGCTATCTGATTGCCGGGATCGTAATTTCACCACTGCTTGCGCTGCTCAAAGTCGATATCGTTTCGCTTCAGCACTTTGCCGAATTCGGCGTGGTGATGATGTTGTTTCTGGTCGGGCTTGAGCTTGAACCAAAAAGGCTATGGGCAATGCGGATGCGCCTGCTGGGCCTTGGCGGCGGGCAGGTCGGGCTAACTGCGCTTGCCGTCATGGCCACAGCCATGGCGTTCGGGCAGCCATGGACGATCTCGCTTGCCATCGGGCTTGTCTTCGCGCTCTCCTCGACGGCCATCGTGCTGCAAACCCTCACCGAAAAAGGCCTACTCAAATCCGATGGCGGCCAGTCGAGCTTTGCCGTCCTGCTCACTCAGGACATCGCCGTCATCCCGATGCTCGCCTTCATCCCGCTTCTGGCGCTGCCCGCGCTTGGCCACGGCACCACCGCCGAACATGCGACAAGCGGCCTCAGTCTCGTCGACAACCTCAACGGCTGGCAGACCGCGCTTGTCACGCTGGGCGCGGTGGCCGCTGTCATTGTCGGCGGCTCGTCACTTACCGCACCAATCTTCCGCTTCATCGCGGCGGCGCACCTGCGCGAGCTGTTCACCGCCGCGGCCTTGCTCATCGTGATCGGCATCGCCCTGTTGATGAGCCTTGTCGGTCTTTCCCCCGCGCTTGGCACATTCCTTGCCGGGGTGGTGCTGGCCAACTCCGCTTACCGGCACGAGCTGGAAAGCGATATTGACCCGTTCAAAGGCCTGCTGCTTGGCCTTTTCTTCATGACCGTGGGGGCCAGCATCAACTTTGCCCTGCTGGCCGAGAACCTGTGGCTGATCATCGGCCTCACGCTCGGGTTGATGGCGCTAAAGGTGCTGGTCCTGCTGATTTTGGGCTATATCTTCAAACTGCGCGGCACCGATAAATGGCTGTTCGCGCTTGGCCTTGCCCAAGCCGGCGAGTTCGGCTTCGTCCTGCTGTCGTTCACCGTTGCCAACGGCGTGATTCCTGCCGATCTGGCCGACCGTCTTTTGCTTGTCGTGGCGCTTTCCATGTTGCTCACGCCCGGTTTGTTCATCCTTTACGACCGGGTCATCGCGCCACGCTATTCCGGCGCACCTGAACGGGAGGCCGATACCATGCCCGAAAATGCCCGCATCATCATCGCCGGGGCGGGCCGTGTCGGCGGGCTGGTTGACCGGATCATGCGCTCGGCCGACATTGCCACCACGGTGATTGATTTCAACTCGCATCATCTCGATGTGCTGCAAACCTTCGGGGTGAAGCATTACTACGGCGACGCCACCCGCCCCGACCTGCTCCACGCCGCCGGAATTGGTGAGGCGGCAATCCTCGTCATCGCCATCGACGAGCGCGAAAAAATCACCCAACTGGCGCAATACGTCCACACCAATTACCCATCCGTCCACGTCATCGCCCGCGCGCGCGACCGCGATCATGTCTATGATCTCTGGGCCGCTGGCTGCCGCGATATCATCCGCGAGACATATGATTGCACCCTGCGCATGGGCCGCTCCACCTTCGAGGCGCTGGGCATAGAACGCCCCATAGCCGAGCGCATGATCACCGCCTTCAATGAAACCGACCGGCGCGCCATGCTTGCCGTGGCCGATGTCTACAAGCCCGGCATCCCGCCGCATGAAAACGCGGAATACGTCACCCGCGTGCGTGAAATGCTGGAGCCATGGCAGACCGAGCTGCGCGAACGGATGGAAAAAATTCGTGCTGATGCCGACCAGTAA
- a CDS encoding pyridoxal-dependent decarboxylase codes for MRWSDFPKWGKWAADWAADYHATLRDRPVRAQTKPGEIAAQLPASAPEAPHPIEDILADFERIVVPGLTHWQHPRFFAYFPSNASPAAVLADNLIAATATQCMLWQTSPAATEMETRMMDWLRQALGLPGDFHGVIQDSASSATLAAVLTMRERALDWQGNAAGLPGQKQIRVYASEEVHTSIDRAIWVAGIGEANLIRIPTHGPLRAMQPDALRAAIKADLAAGHLPAGVIACTGGTGTGACDDIAACCAIAAEYGLYSHVDAAWAGSAMIAPEFRSLWAGVEQADSVVLNPHKWLGTQFDLSAHFIRAPEDLTRTLAIQPEYLKTHGADGIINYSEWSVPLGRRFRALKLWFLLRAYGLEALRGMIRNHVTWAQALAERLRAHPDFEIVTEPVLSLFTFRFAPTGAQDFDALNLALINAINDDGRIYLTQTRTGGALVIRFQAGQFDATEDDISTAYDVITEIATQIQE; via the coding sequence ATGCGCTGGAGCGATTTCCCGAAATGGGGCAAATGGGCCGCCGACTGGGCGGCTGATTATCACGCAACCCTGCGCGACCGCCCGGTGCGCGCCCAAACCAAACCGGGCGAAATCGCCGCACAACTCCCCGCCTCTGCGCCCGAAGCACCGCACCCGATCGAAGACATCCTCGCCGATTTCGAACGCATCGTTGTGCCCGGCCTCACCCATTGGCAGCACCCGCGCTTCTTTGCCTATTTTCCGTCCAACGCCTCCCCCGCCGCAGTGCTGGCCGATAACCTGATCGCCGCCACCGCCACGCAATGTATGCTCTGGCAGACCTCGCCTGCTGCGACCGAGATGGAAACCCGGATGATGGATTGGCTGCGGCAGGCGCTTGGCCTGCCCGGAGACTTTCACGGCGTCATTCAGGACAGCGCGTCGTCGGCCACGCTCGCCGCCGTGCTGACCATGCGTGAACGCGCGCTCGACTGGCAGGGCAATGCCGCCGGTCTGCCGGGCCAAAAACAGATCCGCGTTTATGCGTCCGAGGAAGTTCACACCTCGATTGACCGCGCCATCTGGGTCGCCGGTATCGGAGAGGCCAACCTGATCCGCATTCCCACCCACGGCCCGCTGCGCGCGATGCAACCCGACGCCCTGCGCGCCGCGATCAAGGCCGACCTCGCCGCCGGGCACCTGCCTGCCGGTGTGATTGCCTGCACCGGCGGCACCGGCACCGGCGCGTGCGATGATATCGCCGCCTGCTGCGCCATCGCCGCCGAATACGGGCTTTATTCGCATGTCGATGCCGCTTGGGCAGGCTCCGCCATGATCGCCCCCGAATTTCGCAGCCTTTGGGCGGGGGTCGAGCAGGCCGACAGCGTTGTGCTCAACCCGCATAAATGGCTCGGCACGCAGTTCGACCTTTCGGCGCATTTCATCCGCGCCCCCGAAGACCTGACTCGCACGCTGGCAATTCAGCCGGAATATCTCAAGACCCACGGTGCCGACGGGATCATCAATTATTCCGAATGGTCGGTGCCGCTTGGCCGCCGGTTTCGCGCGCTGAAGCTGTGGTTCTTGCTGCGCGCTTACGGGCTTGAGGCGCTGCGCGGGATGATCCGCAACCATGTGACATGGGCGCAGGCACTCGCCGAACGCCTGCGCGCGCACCCCGATTTCGAGATCGTGACAGAGCCGGTCCTGTCACTTTTCACCTTCCGTTTCGCCCCCACTGGCGCGCAAGACTTTGATGCGCTCAACTTGGCGCTGATCAACGCCATCAACGACGATGGCCGTATCTACCTCACCCAGACCCGTACAGGTGGCGCGCTGGTGATCCGCTTTCAGGCGGGCCAGTTTGATGCCACCGAGGACGACATAAGCACCGCTTATGACGTCATCACCGAAATCGCCACACAAATTCAGGAGTAA
- a CDS encoding HpcH/HpaI aldolase/citrate lyase family protein translates to MPAPINRFKAALKAGEIQIGCWAGFANAYATEVLATADFDWLVIDGEHAPNDLQTIMQQLQVLEGRHSTPVVRLPIGNEWLIKQALDAGAQTVLVPMVETGEQAAHLARAMLYPPQGIRGSGAALARASQFSLIPDYVQTANAQTCLLVQVETAKGMKNLDEILAVPGVDGAFIGPADLAADMGHPGESNHADVQAAIKDGLARIKAAGKAPGILATDDTTAQRYHGWGAQFLAVGIDVVMLAKTARATMGDWTKRLGR, encoded by the coding sequence ATGCCCGCCCCCATCAACCGTTTCAAGGCCGCGCTCAAAGCCGGTGAGATCCAAATCGGCTGCTGGGCCGGGTTTGCCAATGCCTATGCCACCGAAGTGCTGGCCACCGCCGATTTCGACTGGCTGGTGATCGACGGCGAACACGCCCCCAACGATCTGCAAACCATCATGCAACAATTGCAGGTGCTCGAAGGGCGCCATTCCACCCCGGTCGTCCGCCTGCCAATTGGCAATGAATGGCTGATCAAACAGGCGCTCGATGCGGGGGCGCAAACCGTTCTGGTGCCAATGGTAGAAACCGGCGAACAGGCGGCACATCTCGCCCGCGCGATGCTCTATCCACCGCAAGGCATTCGCGGTTCCGGCGCGGCACTCGCACGTGCCTCGCAATTTTCGCTGATCCCGGATTACGTGCAAACCGCCAACGCGCAAACCTGTCTTCTGGTGCAGGTCGAAACCGCCAAGGGCATGAAGAACCTCGATGAAATCCTCGCCGTGCCCGGCGTCGACGGGGCGTTCATCGGCCCCGCCGATCTCGCTGCCGATATGGGCCATCCGGGTGAATCAAATCACGCTGACGTGCAAGCCGCCATCAAGGACGGCCTTGCCCGGATCAAAGCCGCTGGCAAAGCGCCGGGCATCCTCGCCACCGACGACACCACGGCGCAGCGCTATCACGGCTGGGGCGCGCAGTTCCTTGCCGTGGGGATCGACGTGGTGATGCTGGCCAAAACCGCCCGCGCCACAATGGGCGACTGGACCAAGCGACTGGGGCGCTAA
- a CDS encoding GntR family transcriptional regulator, which produces MAGQTDIIVEAVLSGIESGALAPGDVIEEQTLIAAHGVSRTPVREAMIQLETAGLIIRNPRKGATVFRPTLEQFLAILEVHAKLEGQAAGLAARRLSKTHATALEAAVQACERHAAEQGDAAPDAYYQLNLDFHRVVAEAAGNPFLLEMIKTNARKLMAYYRARYHYAGVIATSARDHRAIATLINARDSSAAEALMEQHVSFDHVTALDLLAALG; this is translated from the coding sequence ATGGCAGGGCAAACGGATATCATTGTTGAAGCGGTCCTTTCAGGGATCGAAAGCGGCGCACTGGCCCCCGGTGACGTGATCGAGGAACAAACCCTCATCGCCGCACATGGCGTGTCGCGCACCCCGGTGCGCGAAGCAATGATCCAACTCGAAACCGCCGGGCTGATCATCCGCAACCCCCGCAAAGGCGCGACCGTGTTCCGCCCCACGCTGGAACAGTTCCTTGCTATTCTCGAAGTTCACGCCAAGCTCGAAGGCCAAGCCGCGGGGCTTGCCGCGCGGCGGCTCTCGAAAACCCACGCCACAGCACTCGAAGCGGCGGTGCAGGCCTGCGAACGCCACGCTGCCGAACAAGGCGATGCCGCACCCGATGCCTATTACCAGCTCAACCTTGATTTTCACCGGGTCGTCGCCGAAGCGGCGGGCAATCCGTTCCTGCTTGAAATGATCAAGACCAACGCGCGCAAGCTGATGGCCTATTACCGTGCGCGCTATCATTATGCCGGGGTGATCGCCACCTCGGCGCGTGACCACCGCGCGATTGCCACGCTGATCAATGCGCGCGATTCAAGCGCCGCCGAAGCCTTGATGGAACAGCATGTGAGTTTCGATCACGTCACCGCGCTTGACCTGCTTGCCGCCCTTGGTTGA